TTGCCGTTCCGGCAAGCCGCTCAGGCTGTGCAGCGCACACAGACGCTCGCGCACATCATCCTGGTCCGACCCGTGTCGTTCACGATTCTGACAGTCACCATGGCTACCATGGCATTCGGCGTGACGCTGCTATTCGCGTTCGGCAGCTATACGCGTCGAAGGATCGCGGGGACAAGGTTGGACGCCACCGTCAAGCCACCCAGTCGGCATGACTGCATCGAGCCAGCGCGCAGCGCCGCGGTGCCCGCGCCGCACGGCAGGCCCAGCAATGCCGCGCGGCGAGCCGCTACAATAGCCGCTTTTGCCGCGACGCACGCGGCCCGGATCGCCGCCGATCCGCATTGACGACCGACACCTGTAGAACGATGAATCTAGTGATCCAAAGCGCCGCGCCGCTGTCCGACGACCAACTGCGACTGCTAACCGCGTTGGCGAGCGGCACGCATGCCGAACGCCTTGACGCGCACGCGCTGCGCGTGCGCGACGCGAGTCCGTCGCAACGCGCCGATATCGCCGCATACTGTGGCGCGCACCAGCTCGACCATGCGTATGTTCCACCGCGTCGGCTCGCGGATTTTGGCCTCGTCGCAATGGATATGGATTCGACGCTAATCACGATCGAGTGCATCGACGAAATCGCCGACTTCTGCGGTTTGAAGACGCAGGTGGCGGCCATCACCGAGGCGGCGATGCGCGGCGAAATCAAGGATTTCAACGAAAGCCTGGTGCGGCGCGTCAGCCTGCTCACCGGCCTGGACGCCAATGTGCTCGCGAACGTGTACGAGCAGCGCTTGTGCCTGTCGCCCGGCGCGCAGGCCATGCTCGACGGCGCGCGTGCCGCCGGTCTGCGAACCCTGCTGGTGTCGGGCGGCTTCACGTTCTTCACTGAGCGCCTAAAGTCTCGGCTCGGGCTCGATTTCACACGGGCGAACACACTGGAGATCGTCGACGGCAAGCTGACCGGCCGCGTGGTCGGCGAAATTGTCAATGGCGACGTGAAAGCGCGCACGTTGCTCGACACGTGTGCCCAACTCGGCATCGAACCATCACGCGCGATCGCACTCGGCGACGGCTCGAATGACTTGCCGATGATGGCATCGGCCGGCTGGTCAGTCGCGTTCCGCGCCAAGCCACTGGTGCGTGAGCGCGCCAGCTGCGCGTTCGATTACGTCGGGCTCGACGGCCTACTGCGCCTGTTCGACTGACGCAGCAGCATGACCAGCGATCGCAAGGTCGCCGGCGCGCGATACATCATCGCAAGTGCCGCGTCAGACTGCGTTCGATGTCGGCGCGCAAGTCGGCTTCGTGCTCCAGGCCGATATAGAAACGCACCAGCACGCCACGATGTGGCCACGTACTGACGGTACGCATCGCCGCAATGTCATACGGCATCGCGATACTATGCGCGCCACCCCAACTCCAGCCGAGCGCAAATAGCTCGAGCCCCTCGACGAATGCATCGATCTGCGCGCTCGTATAGCGTGGATCGAACACCACCGAGAACAATCCTCCTGCACCGGTGAAATCCCGCTTCCAATATGCGTGGCCCGGGCAGTCTTCAAATGCCGGATGCAGTACCGCGGCGACCTCCGGGCGGCCCTTCAGCCAACCGGCGATCGCCAACGCGCTGCGCTCGTGCGCGCGGTAGCGCACTTGCATCGACGGCAACCCGCGCAGCACCAGCGAGCAATCGTCGGCCGACACGCCGAGGCCGACGCGCATCCGGGCCCGCTTCATCGCCAGGTACAAGTCGTGGTCCGTCGTGATTATCGCGCCCATCAGCACGTCGCTGCCGCCGGACTGGTACTTCGTCAGGGCTTGCACCGAGATGTCGACCCCATGCTCGAACGGCTTGAACACAAGGCCAGCCGAATAGGTATTGTCGATTGCTGTCACGATGCCGCGCTTGCGCGCGATCGCCGTGATGGCGGGCACGTCCGGCACTTCCATCGTTACAGACCCGGGTGCCTCCAGCCAGATCAGCCTCGTATTTGGCCGCAGCAGCGCGGCAATGCCCGAGCCAACCATCGGATCGTAATAGCGGACCGTGATCCCGAAATCCTGC
This region of Mycetohabitans endofungorum genomic DNA includes:
- the serB gene encoding phosphoserine phosphatase SerB, with protein sequence MNLVIQSAAPLSDDQLRLLTALASGTHAERLDAHALRVRDASPSQRADIAAYCGAHQLDHAYVPPRRLADFGLVAMDMDSTLITIECIDEIADFCGLKTQVAAITEAAMRGEIKDFNESLVRRVSLLTGLDANVLANVYEQRLCLSPGAQAMLDGARAAGLRTLLVSGGFTFFTERLKSRLGLDFTRANTLEIVDGKLTGRVVGEIVNGDVKARTLLDTCAQLGIEPSRAIALGDGSNDLPMMASAGWSVAFRAKPLVRERASCAFDYVGLDGLLRLFD
- a CDS encoding cystathionine beta-lyase — encoded protein: MTKDFSVVPANAVPADAARDPQTELLHPAAPVQPGFESFSVPTARASTVIFPDLASMRALDWRSDAQWRYGLHATPTSVALQQRIAAIEGGRYALLQPSGLSSISNVYFAFVKAGDDVLVPDNVYSPNREHGDWLAQDFGITVRYYDPMVGSGIAALLRPNTRLIWLEAPGSVTMEVPDVPAITAIARKRGIVTAIDNTYSAGLVFKPFEHGVDISVQALTKYQSGGSDVLMGAIITTDHDLYLAMKRARMRVGLGVSADDCSLVLRGLPSMQVRYRAHERSALAIAGWLKGRPEVAAVLHPAFEDCPGHAYWKRDFTGAGGLFSVVFDPRYTSAQIDAFVEGLELFALGWSWGGAHSIAMPYDIAAMRTVSTWPHRGVLVRFYIGLEHEADLRADIERSLTRHLR